In a single window of the Anaerocolumna cellulosilytica genome:
- a CDS encoding chemotaxis protein CheA, whose amino-acid sequence MDVSQYLEIFIDETKEHLQSLNQQLLVLETEPENTETINEIFRAAHSLKGMAGTMGYKRMQRLTHDMENVFSEIRNGKMGVTADLVDVLFKGLDALEAYLSNIQESADEGTEDYEDIIKQLNTILNIGLGKETKEVPKAAVVSAEAVVESNSDTVLRYKNLVIADYEKKAINKADEIGMNAFGITVYIQESCILKAARAFLVFKALESLGDVIKSQPEVQDIEDEKFDFDFSVILLTKVSIEKIQSSVLNVSEVKDVVIEKIEADYSEAVEAIQDNHQVAAEVKEKSNTVAAKAPVQQAGTAAKQQPAKPVVNRSVRVDIEKLDVLMNLVSELIIAKNGLVSISSSDKNSSNGSGFNEQIEYLERVTTNLHESVMKVRMVPIESVVNRFPRMIRDLSKKLDKKMELYMTGEETELDRTVIDEIGDPLMHLLRNAADHGLESNEERMNQGKPAVGSIYLDAYQDGNNVVIEVRDDGAGINVEKVKKKAIDKGTITQEQAELMSDKEIIDLLFRPSFSTAEVISDVSGRGVGLDVVKTKIEALGGDIEARTKLGGGSNFIIRLPLTLAIIQALMVELGTEKYAIPLGSIQTIEDVQSSEIKYVHSKEVINLRGTVIPLIRLDKMLDVPETDKQQDNLTVVIVSKGDRLAGIIVDNLIGQQEIVIKSIGKYINNNKIIGGATILGDGEVALILDVNTLV is encoded by the coding sequence ATGGATGTAAGTCAATATCTTGAGATTTTTATTGATGAAACGAAAGAACATTTACAAAGCTTAAACCAGCAGTTGCTGGTTTTAGAGACAGAACCTGAAAATACAGAAACTATTAATGAAATATTTAGAGCGGCTCATTCTTTAAAAGGAATGGCAGGTACTATGGGCTATAAGAGAATGCAGAGACTGACTCATGATATGGAAAATGTATTTTCAGAAATAAGAAACGGGAAAATGGGTGTTACTGCTGACTTAGTAGATGTACTATTCAAAGGTTTAGATGCGTTAGAAGCCTATTTGAGTAATATTCAAGAAAGTGCTGATGAAGGAACAGAGGATTATGAGGACATCATTAAACAACTTAATACAATTTTAAACATTGGATTAGGAAAAGAAACCAAGGAAGTTCCTAAAGCTGCTGTGGTTTCTGCAGAAGCTGTCGTTGAAAGTAATTCGGATACCGTATTAAGATATAAGAATTTAGTAATCGCTGATTATGAAAAAAAAGCCATTAATAAGGCTGATGAAATTGGAATGAATGCCTTTGGTATTACAGTGTACATTCAAGAATCCTGTATATTAAAAGCAGCCAGGGCGTTTCTTGTTTTTAAAGCTTTAGAGAGCTTAGGGGATGTAATCAAGTCCCAGCCCGAGGTTCAGGATATTGAAGATGAAAAATTTGATTTTGATTTCAGTGTAATTCTGTTAACTAAGGTTAGTATAGAAAAAATACAAAGTTCTGTTCTTAACGTGTCTGAGGTAAAGGATGTTGTTATTGAAAAGATTGAAGCTGATTACAGCGAAGCAGTAGAAGCTATTCAAGATAATCATCAGGTGGCTGCTGAGGTAAAGGAAAAGAGTAATACCGTGGCAGCAAAGGCTCCGGTACAGCAAGCAGGCACAGCTGCAAAACAGCAGCCGGCAAAACCAGTGGTAAACCGCTCTGTACGTGTTGATATTGAAAAACTGGATGTTCTAATGAATCTGGTGAGTGAGTTAATAATAGCAAAGAACGGATTAGTGTCCATTAGCAGCAGTGATAAGAATTCCTCAAATGGCTCAGGATTTAATGAACAAATTGAATATCTGGAACGTGTTACAACCAATCTTCATGAGTCAGTAATGAAAGTACGAATGGTGCCGATTGAAAGTGTAGTAAACCGCTTCCCTCGTATGATACGTGACTTATCCAAAAAGTTGGATAAGAAGATGGAATTATATATGACTGGTGAAGAAACAGAATTAGATAGAACAGTAATTGACGAGATTGGTGACCCGTTGATGCATTTGCTTCGTAATGCCGCAGACCATGGTCTGGAAAGCAACGAAGAACGAATGAATCAAGGAAAACCAGCAGTTGGATCCATCTATTTGGATGCGTATCAGGATGGTAACAATGTAGTTATTGAAGTTCGTGATGACGGTGCTGGTATTAATGTAGAAAAAGTTAAAAAGAAGGCCATCGATAAGGGCACTATAACACAGGAACAGGCTGAATTAATGTCTGATAAGGAAATAATTGATCTTTTATTCAGACCGAGCTTTTCTACGGCAGAAGTTATATCGGATGTATCCGGGCGAGGTGTTGGTCTTGATGTTGTTAAGACTAAGATTGAAGCATTGGGCGGTGATATCGAAGCCAGAACAAAACTTGGAGGGGGTAGTAATTTTATTATCCGCTTACCATTAACCTTAGCTATTATACAGGCGTTGATGGTTGAGTTGGGAACTGAAAAGTATGCAATTCCATTAGGCAGTATCCAGACCATTGAAGATGTTCAAAGCTCAGAAATCAAATATGTACACTCGAAAGAAGTAATTAACTTAAGAGGTACGGTAATACCCCTTATCCGACTGGATAAAATGCTTGATGTTCCTGAAACAGATAAACAGCAGGACAACCTTACAGTTGTTATCGTCTCCAAAGGTGACAGATTAGCTGGTATTATAGTTGATAACCTGATTGGACAACAGGAAATCGTTATTAAGTCCATTGGAAAGTACATTAACAATAATAAAATTATCGGCGGTGCAACCATTTTAGGTGATGGTGAAGTGGCCCTGATACTTGATGTAAATACTTTGGTTTAA
- a CDS encoding endolytic transglycosylase MltG — MKLKYYLRGIGVGILFSTLILTVANQSPSKKTLSDEEIINRAKELGMVEKTDKLTGLLSTPTPTVWQQDTSGQEPDKEPITDEKSVDNLNAEKLADEKEAADNAVIPSVTVEITQIPAPTEEAPLDTEQEDVFSVQKVRVEIKSGMTSEGVAKLLMEKGVIEDAEGFNQYLKQNDYTRDIKIGNYEIEMLSSYKDIADKIIFK, encoded by the coding sequence ATGAAATTAAAGTACTATTTAAGGGGTATAGGTGTTGGTATATTATTTTCAACTCTTATTTTAACAGTGGCTAACCAGTCTCCATCTAAGAAGACACTATCAGATGAAGAAATAATAAACCGTGCAAAGGAATTGGGAATGGTAGAAAAAACAGATAAACTTACCGGTTTATTATCAACTCCAACACCTACCGTCTGGCAGCAGGATACCTCTGGGCAAGAGCCTGACAAGGAGCCTATAACTGATGAAAAGTCAGTAGATAATTTAAACGCGGAAAAGCTTGCGGATGAAAAGGAAGCAGCAGATAATGCTGTAATCCCATCTGTAACAGTAGAAATAACCCAGATTCCTGCTCCGACAGAAGAAGCTCCATTGGACACAGAGCAAGAAGATGTTTTTTCAGTTCAAAAAGTTAGAGTCGAAATCAAGAGCGGAATGACATCAGAAGGTGTTGCTAAATTATTGATGGAAAAGGGAGTTATCGAGGATGCTGAGGGGTTTAATCAATATTTGAAACAAAATGATTATACAAGAGATATCAAAATTGGAAATTATGAAATAGAGATGCTTTCATCATATAAAGATATAGCAGATAAGATTATCTTTAAATAA
- a CDS encoding tetratricopeptide repeat protein has product MKKKYKYLLIIAIFISCMSLNACSLTIDQEKLEALKIIKQAEEYNKEGLKLHNQEEYIKSIECFHKSLELANQLETLYLETVKKENKADELRDNAWNNLAMAYHSLYDYDASLEYIEKALSIQPNTENEYVNKGNALSGLYRYEEALECYDKALEINPRTGYAIYGKGIVNYDMGLYEEALKLFLKYNEMARDTDALLYIVKCERNMGNDEKALEYLEDITISNKTEFDLLKEKGELLTVLRGYEEARGFYKELLMQYPDDIEVKHMIGEFYYNSEKYKEALDYFTELREENPDIDVLDSWIIYSYEALEGIEGALEYYKERVDNGTATYELYNAVGNLYVNQYLYMESIPYFEKAIKSAPENKDGYLNIQYALLYGKRYNQCIKYGKLAEEKLDPNYSIYWYIGESYYNLHDYEQAIAYYKRAMELYPEDEYILSNIAYAYLKMEDFENAGKYAKQCLEQNPSNSTALYVQESMAERKEPVGERVKEFILENYLYLEDKEGLAEKIEELFCKEDMTNEEIAKAVDDMKLEDDQFTFVLYDDFYDYVSYIEQIEYKEEKGQFYLRIPGFYENTDNTVIDILDAIKHPEKKDLIIDLRDNSGGLTDTANNILDVLLPEYVTSTLISRDGYTYNYYSDESRITFKHIYLLVNENTASAAELLTLGLRTYLNNVTVIGRDTFGKGVGQYVYEDLERKLMIYVVSHYWNVRQQNIMENKIKPDVYIKSDKLQDYLKVIGEIAE; this is encoded by the coding sequence ATGAAAAAGAAGTACAAATATTTACTTATTATAGCTATCTTTATAAGCTGTATGAGTTTAAATGCCTGTAGTCTGACAATAGACCAGGAGAAATTAGAAGCACTAAAAATAATAAAGCAAGCTGAGGAATATAACAAGGAGGGATTGAAGTTACATAATCAGGAAGAGTATATAAAATCAATCGAATGCTTTCATAAATCCCTTGAATTAGCGAACCAGTTAGAAACATTATACCTAGAGACCGTTAAAAAAGAAAATAAAGCGGATGAACTCAGGGATAATGCATGGAATAACCTGGCAATGGCTTATCATTCGTTATATGATTACGACGCTAGTCTTGAGTATATTGAGAAGGCATTAAGTATACAGCCGAATACGGAAAATGAATATGTTAATAAAGGAAATGCGCTAAGTGGGCTTTACCGCTATGAAGAGGCCTTGGAATGTTATGACAAAGCTCTAGAAATTAATCCTAGAACAGGGTATGCCATATATGGAAAAGGGATTGTAAACTATGATATGGGGCTTTATGAGGAAGCTCTTAAGTTATTTTTAAAGTATAATGAAATGGCAAGAGATACAGATGCTTTACTATATATAGTAAAATGTGAAAGAAATATGGGTAATGATGAGAAGGCTTTAGAGTATCTGGAAGATATAACCATTAGTAACAAAACAGAGTTTGATTTGCTTAAGGAAAAAGGAGAACTGCTAACAGTTTTAAGAGGTTATGAGGAAGCCAGAGGTTTTTATAAAGAATTACTTATGCAGTATCCCGATGATATAGAAGTCAAACATATGATAGGAGAATTTTATTATAATTCTGAAAAATATAAGGAGGCATTAGATTATTTTACTGAGCTAAGGGAAGAAAATCCGGATATTGATGTGTTAGACAGCTGGATAATTTATTCTTATGAGGCTTTAGAAGGTATAGAAGGAGCTTTGGAATATTATAAAGAAAGAGTAGATAATGGGACTGCAACCTATGAATTATATAACGCCGTAGGAAACTTATATGTAAATCAATACTTGTATATGGAGTCCATACCATACTTTGAAAAGGCAATAAAAAGCGCACCTGAAAACAAAGATGGATATTTGAATATTCAATATGCGCTCCTATATGGTAAAAGGTATAATCAGTGTATTAAGTACGGAAAACTTGCGGAAGAAAAATTGGATCCTAATTACAGTATATACTGGTATATTGGGGAAAGCTATTATAATCTTCATGATTATGAACAAGCAATTGCTTATTATAAAAGGGCAATGGAACTATATCCAGAGGATGAGTACATATTATCTAATATCGCCTATGCCTACTTAAAGATGGAAGATTTCGAGAATGCCGGTAAATATGCAAAACAGTGCCTTGAGCAGAACCCTTCAAACAGTACAGCTTTATATGTACAAGAATCCATGGCAGAACGAAAGGAACCGGTCGGGGAACGGGTAAAGGAATTTATTTTAGAAAATTATCTTTATCTGGAGGATAAGGAGGGTCTGGCGGAAAAAATAGAAGAACTGTTTTGTAAAGAAGATATGACAAATGAAGAAATTGCAAAAGCTGTAGATGATATGAAGTTAGAAGATGACCAGTTTACCTTTGTACTTTATGATGATTTCTATGATTACGTAAGTTACATTGAACAGATTGAGTACAAAGAGGAAAAAGGACAGTTTTACCTTAGGATACCTGGATTTTATGAAAATACAGATAATACGGTTATAGATATATTAGATGCAATAAAACATCCGGAGAAAAAGGACTTAATCATTGACTTAAGAGATAATTCCGGTGGACTTACGGATACTGCAAATAATATTTTAGATGTTTTATTGCCGGAATACGTAACCAGTACTTTAATAAGCAGGGATGGATATACTTATAATTATTATTCCGATGAATCCAGAATAACTTTTAAGCATATATATTTGCTGGTAAACGAAAATACTGCAAGTGCAGCGGAACTTCTGACCTTGGGCTTGAGAACCTACTTAAACAATGTGACAGTAATTGGAAGAGATACCTTTGGAAAGGGTGTCGGTCAATATGTTTATGAGGATCTGGAACGTAAACTGATGATTTATGTAGTAAGTCATTATTGGAATGTAAGGCAGCAAAATATAATGGAAAATAAGATAAAGCCGGATGTATATATAAAATCCGATAAGCTACAAGACTACTTAAAAGTAATTGGTGAGATAGCAGAATAA
- a CDS encoding chemotaxis protein CheD, with protein MGKLIKVGMADLNVCTTPDALTTLGLGSCVGIVLYDSLKKTAGMVHVMLPDSTKIKNNENTAKFADTGIDALIDKMVSIGASKSRLIAKIAGGAQMFAFSSNNDMLRIGERNTEASKLKLKSLGIRIIAEDTGLDYGRTIEFYPETGELHVKSVGKPLKVM; from the coding sequence ATGGGAAAATTAATAAAAGTAGGGATGGCTGACTTAAACGTTTGTACCACGCCGGATGCCTTAACTACGTTAGGATTAGGTTCTTGTGTAGGAATTGTTTTATATGATTCCTTAAAAAAAACAGCCGGGATGGTACATGTAATGCTGCCGGACAGCACCAAGATAAAAAATAATGAAAATACTGCTAAGTTTGCAGATACGGGTATTGATGCACTGATTGACAAAATGGTGTCAATCGGTGCAAGCAAAAGCCGGCTAATAGCCAAAATTGCCGGTGGCGCGCAGATGTTCGCCTTTAGTTCTAACAATGATATGCTGCGAATTGGTGAACGGAACACGGAAGCAAGTAAATTAAAATTGAAATCCTTAGGGATACGTATTATTGCAGAAGATACAGGACTAGATTATGGTAGAACCATTGAATTTTATCCGGAGACAGGTGAACTGCATGTAAAATCAGTCGGAAAACCTTTAAAGGTCATGTGA
- a CDS encoding DUF6115 domain-containing protein yields MTPIVIFLILMGIAVIIISCFLVDKSNHSNEVYEALVSQRELSLTEIQDIKKKINVLLQEASEEAVIKVDDKLSQISNEKIIAVNDFSNQLLEKISQNHEEVVFLYNMLNEKETELKNIMKDIERVNATDSSVKDNTFNKQAVNEIQKIVPDKKNIEDKQNKKPIITEKNNEDLTTNHNQKILEMYSQGFSIVDISKTLELGQGEVKLVIDLYKDSVK; encoded by the coding sequence ATGACACCTATAGTAATATTTTTAATACTGATGGGAATTGCAGTAATTATTATAAGCTGCTTTCTGGTAGATAAATCGAATCATAGCAACGAAGTATATGAAGCTTTGGTAAGCCAAAGGGAGTTAAGTTTAACAGAAATACAAGATATTAAGAAAAAAATAAATGTTTTATTACAGGAAGCTTCAGAAGAGGCTGTAATAAAGGTTGACGATAAATTGAGTCAGATATCAAATGAAAAAATAATTGCCGTTAATGATTTTTCAAATCAATTATTAGAAAAAATCAGTCAAAACCATGAAGAAGTGGTATTTTTATATAATATGCTGAATGAAAAAGAAACGGAACTTAAGAATATAATGAAGGATATTGAGCGTGTTAATGCGACAGATTCATCGGTAAAAGACAATACTTTCAATAAGCAGGCTGTAAATGAGATACAAAAGATTGTACCTGATAAGAAAAATATAGAAGATAAACAGAATAAAAAGCCTATAATTACTGAAAAAAATAATGAAGATTTAACCACTAACCACAATCAAAAAATACTAGAAATGTATTCACAGGGTTTTTCTATCGTTGACATCTCAAAAACTTTAGAACTAGGACAAGGAGAAGTAAAGCTTGTTATTGATTTGTATAAGGATAGTGTGAAATAG
- a CDS encoding chemotaxis protein CheW yields MDGNMIDSKQYIVVKIGIEQYGIDIKYVDNIVRMQRITRVPKAQSYFKGVINLRGEIIPVMSMRLKFDLEEEEATGATRIIIIKLEPQSAVGIIVDEVKEVVTLDDTMVEKVSNSAVEDKNGYISGIGKHKEGLISLLNIAGVIVEKETV; encoded by the coding sequence ATGGATGGAAATATGATTGATTCAAAACAATACATAGTTGTAAAAATAGGAATTGAGCAATATGGAATCGACATCAAATATGTTGATAATATTGTCAGAATGCAAAGAATAACAAGAGTACCGAAGGCACAGTCATATTTTAAAGGTGTTATAAATTTAAGGGGTGAAATTATACCTGTTATGAGCATGCGCTTAAAATTTGACTTAGAGGAAGAAGAAGCAACAGGAGCAACAAGAATTATTATAATTAAGTTAGAGCCTCAATCTGCGGTTGGAATTATTGTAGATGAGGTTAAGGAAGTCGTTACTTTAGACGATACAATGGTTGAGAAAGTAAGTAACAGTGCTGTAGAAGATAAGAACGGATATATTAGTGGAATCGGCAAACACAAGGAGGGCTTAATATCCTTGTTAAATATTGCCGGAGTTATTGTTGAAAAAGAAACAGTTTAA
- a CDS encoding DUF342 domain-containing protein, with amino-acid sequence MDNKNGYFKLEIKEDGTYIKLIPPVGTGKAVDYNDVNNYLADRKIYDYDVNALGRALLVSKDKAVEVKLTSAKLATEDETVNITITPDKMVAYGRFYPSSNGGKELTMSDIVGSLAVAGVRYGVIQENVEGFIRNKKYNEDIILAKGVKPLEGKDAVIVYNFNTDNTLKPKQNEDGTVDFHKLDMISSISKGDVLATLSPAIPGKSGMDVCGGVLTPKKVIQKILKHGKDIYLSDDGLTMFANVSGHATVTDGKVFVSNTYDVLADVDSSTGDIEYEGNVNVKGNVLTGYSIRAKGDIIVNGVVEGASLVAGGQIILKRGMQGMSKGTMEAGSNIITKFIENAVVKAGGYITTEAILHCKVMAKGDVTVGGKKGFITGGAIQSGTMITAKTAGSTMGTQTILEVGIDPGIVDEFRGLEKKIASLENDLDKLLPIMDTYKKKISSGEVLSQERLDYIRMATKNCITLRAEIKELTKKYEQLRAEIGSSDSGSIRIENVAYPGVKIIISNVNYFVKTEVHYTRFIRDKADIKVVPL; translated from the coding sequence ATGGATAACAAAAACGGATATTTTAAACTGGAGATTAAGGAAGATGGTACTTACATAAAGTTAATACCTCCTGTAGGTACAGGCAAGGCAGTTGATTATAATGATGTAAATAACTATCTTGCAGACAGAAAAATCTATGATTATGATGTGAATGCATTGGGGCGTGCATTACTAGTATCAAAAGATAAGGCAGTTGAAGTTAAACTGACATCTGCCAAATTAGCGACAGAAGATGAAACCGTAAATATAACGATTACTCCTGACAAAATGGTTGCCTACGGAAGATTCTATCCATCTTCAAACGGTGGTAAGGAACTTACCATGAGTGATATCGTAGGCAGTTTGGCAGTTGCTGGAGTCCGCTATGGTGTTATCCAGGAGAATGTAGAAGGTTTCATAAGGAATAAAAAATATAATGAAGATATAATACTTGCTAAGGGAGTTAAACCTCTGGAAGGAAAAGATGCAGTAATTGTCTATAATTTTAATACAGATAACACGCTGAAGCCGAAACAGAATGAAGATGGAACCGTTGATTTTCATAAGCTGGATATGATAAGTTCCATCAGTAAAGGTGATGTACTGGCAACATTAAGCCCTGCAATTCCCGGTAAATCGGGCATGGATGTCTGTGGTGGTGTATTAACTCCTAAAAAAGTAATACAAAAAATCTTAAAACATGGCAAAGATATTTACTTATCCGATGATGGTTTAACTATGTTTGCAAATGTCAGCGGACATGCAACAGTAACAGATGGGAAGGTTTTCGTCTCTAACACATATGATGTACTTGCAGATGTAGATTCCTCTACTGGAGATATAGAGTATGAAGGCAATGTAAATGTGAAAGGGAATGTACTAACTGGTTATTCAATCCGGGCAAAGGGTGATATTATTGTAAATGGCGTGGTTGAAGGTGCATCTCTGGTTGCGGGAGGGCAGATTATCTTAAAGCGTGGTATGCAGGGAATGAGCAAAGGTACCATGGAGGCAGGCAGTAATATCATCACTAAATTTATTGAAAACGCAGTTGTAAAAGCAGGTGGCTACATTACAACAGAAGCTATTCTCCATTGTAAAGTCATGGCTAAAGGGGATGTTACGGTTGGAGGAAAGAAAGGTTTTATAACCGGTGGTGCCATACAGTCAGGAACTATGATAACAGCTAAGACCGCAGGATCTACCATGGGAACTCAAACGATTTTGGAGGTTGGTATTGATCCAGGTATAGTTGATGAATTTCGTGGGCTTGAGAAGAAAATCGCCAGTCTTGAGAATGACTTGGACAAGCTGCTGCCCATTATGGATACCTATAAGAAAAAAATAAGTTCCGGGGAAGTACTCTCTCAGGAAAGGCTAGATTATATTCGGATGGCTACAAAAAATTGCATTACTTTAAGAGCAGAAATAAAAGAACTTACAAAAAAATATGAGCAGTTACGTGCTGAAATTGGAAGCTCCGACAGTGGTAGTATTCGTATAGAAAATGTTGCATATCCGGGTGTTAAAATAATAATATCCAATGTAAATTACTTTGTAAAAACAGAAGTCCATTATACCAGGTTTATCCGTGATAAAGCGGATATTAAGGTTGTACCATTATAA
- a CDS encoding chemotaxis protein CheC has translation MSNINLDNIDSMQVDVLKEIGNIGAGNATTALSTMVNGKVDMNVPKVALLEFKDLPDTVGGAENIVVGILITLEGEINGMMMFMMEQKSAYRLVNILLGKPPEDESFTEMELSALKEIGNIIAGAYLSSLSTLTGIRIDASVPYMSIDMAGAILSVPAIEFGKVGDKALIIETQFSKDDSDVNGYFILIPSLESYGVILSSLGL, from the coding sequence GTGTCAAACATAAACTTAGACAATATAGATAGTATGCAGGTTGATGTTTTAAAAGAAATTGGAAATATAGGTGCTGGGAATGCAACAACGGCGTTATCAACTATGGTTAATGGTAAAGTAGATATGAATGTTCCTAAAGTTGCATTACTGGAATTTAAAGACTTGCCGGATACTGTAGGTGGAGCAGAGAATATTGTAGTAGGCATACTGATAACCTTAGAAGGTGAAATTAATGGTATGATGATGTTTATGATGGAGCAAAAATCAGCATACCGGCTTGTTAACATACTTTTGGGTAAACCGCCGGAAGACGAAAGTTTTACAGAAATGGAGTTATCAGCTTTAAAAGAAATCGGTAATATTATTGCCGGTGCGTATCTATCTTCCCTATCCACCTTAACAGGTATTCGGATAGATGCCAGCGTTCCTTATATGTCAATTGATATGGCTGGTGCCATTTTAAGTGTACCGGCAATTGAATTTGGAAAAGTTGGTGATAAGGCATTGATAATTGAAACACAGTTTAGCAAAGATGACTCTGATGTAAACGGATATTTTATCCTCATACCTTCTTTAGAATCATATGGTGTTATTCTATCCTCATTAGGATTATAG
- a CDS encoding FliA/WhiG family RNA polymerase sigma factor produces the protein MNAECRAKLWEEYSKTKTTEGREKIIIEYASLVKIVAGRLSMYLGYNVEYDDLVGYGIFGLIDAVDKFDYAKGVKFETYASFRIRGAILDEIRKMDWIPRTLRQKQRKLDAAIHKIETEYGRVATDEEVAKELDITLEEFETWQSQTKVSNLLSLDEYMEQGSEAKMESNLSSEFETPDRIIEKQELKEILAKTLETLTEKEKKVIILYYYEDLTLKEISSILEVSESRISQLHTKALQKMKLKLGNNIELLMRI, from the coding sequence ATGAATGCGGAATGCAGGGCAAAGCTTTGGGAAGAATACAGTAAAACAAAAACAACCGAAGGACGCGAAAAAATCATAATTGAATATGCGAGCTTAGTTAAGATCGTGGCAGGGCGCCTAAGCATGTATTTGGGATATAATGTGGAATATGATGATTTGGTAGGTTATGGTATATTCGGGCTCATTGACGCTGTTGATAAATTTGACTATGCCAAAGGTGTAAAATTTGAAACCTATGCAAGCTTTCGTATCCGTGGTGCCATTTTAGATGAAATCCGTAAAATGGATTGGATTCCCAGAACCTTAAGGCAAAAACAAAGAAAATTAGATGCGGCCATTCACAAAATTGAGACAGAATACGGCAGGGTTGCTACTGATGAAGAGGTTGCTAAAGAGTTAGATATTACGTTAGAAGAATTTGAAACCTGGCAAAGTCAGACAAAGGTTTCAAATCTACTATCCTTGGACGAATATATGGAACAGGGAAGCGAAGCAAAGATGGAGTCTAATTTAAGCTCCGAATTTGAAACACCTGACCGAATTATTGAGAAACAGGAATTAAAGGAAATTTTAGCCAAAACTTTAGAAACACTGACGGAAAAAGAAAAAAAGGTTATTATACTTTATTATTATGAAGATTTAACACTAAAAGAAATCAGTTCTATATTAGAAGTTTCTGAATCGAGAATTTCCCAACTTCATACTAAGGCATTACAAAAGATGAAATTAAAGCTCGGAAACAATATCGAACTATTAATGAGAATTTGA